A genomic region of Endomicrobiales bacterium contains the following coding sequences:
- a CDS encoding Wzz/FepE/Etk N-terminal domain-containing protein: MEDMEISLNDILKVLKKHWKLIILPTIVVGLLAHIYAHNLPKEYESSALIKIGYIGQDQLDSVGSITAIMSSEQLRKQVAIEAGHVNDLNYIQALTGMVQYSDESGMLKITAKTQNPVTAKQLADIVAKIVIERHKIGFDNGKIELNQMVNFVKENIRPIPLSSGIREFRLVPSELVITASVPNHAKESKMPIVRVSVLISFLLLSMLALFKGKDIISKKSC; this comes from the coding sequence ATGGAAGACATGGAAATATCACTTAATGACATCTTGAAGGTACTAAAAAAGCATTGGAAATTGATTATATTGCCAACGATAGTTGTTGGGTTGTTGGCACACATATATGCGCATAACCTGCCGAAAGAATACGAATCATCAGCATTAATAAAGATAGGGTATATTGGTCAGGATCAGTTGGATTCGGTCGGCAGTATAACTGCAATCATGAGTTCTGAACAACTGCGAAAACAAGTAGCTATCGAGGCTGGGCATGTGAATGATCTTAACTACATACAAGCACTTACAGGCATGGTACAATATTCTGACGAATCTGGAATGCTTAAGATTACAGCAAAGACGCAAAATCCAGTCACAGCAAAACAGTTAGCGGACATTGTTGCAAAAATAGTAATTGAGAGGCACAAAATAGGCTTTGACAATGGAAAGATTGAACTTAATCAGATGGTTAATTTTGTTAAGGAAAACATTAGACCTATTCCATTAAGTAGTGGTATTAGAGAATTCCGACTTGTCCCATCTGAATTAGTAATCACTGCAAGTGTTCCCAATCATGCAAAAGAGTCAAAGATGCCAATCGTTCGTGTCAGTGTTTTGATTTCATTCTTACTGTTAAGCATGCTTGCGTTGTTCAAAGGAAAAGATATCATATCAAAGAAAAGTTGTTAA
- the recA gene encoding recombinase RecA, which translates to MSKDEKNKALDLALAQIEKDFGKEAIMRLGEKKPKTNVDVIPTGALPLDIAIGIGGIPRGRVIEIYGPESSGKSTLALCIVAQDQKQGGIAAYIDAEHAMDPEYAKKLGVDVDNLLISQPDSGEQGLEIADKLIRSGAVDVIIIDSVAALVPRAEIEGDMGDAVMGLQARLMSQALRKLTGTIAKSNTSLIFINQLRQKIGVMWGNPETTPGGLALKFYSSVRLDIRKIESVKKGEEFLGNRVRVKVVKNKVASPFKHAEFDIIFGEGIDRAGYLIDMGVTEGLIEKAGTFFSYDGDKIGQGRDNSKTYLKEHPEVADKIENTIREKYFGVKTETKNENTHNPQPKQVKSSKK; encoded by the coding sequence GTGTCAAAAGATGAAAAAAACAAAGCATTAGATTTAGCACTTGCACAAATAGAAAAAGATTTTGGTAAAGAAGCGATAATGCGCCTTGGTGAAAAGAAACCCAAAACAAATGTTGATGTAATACCAACCGGTGCTTTGCCATTAGACATAGCAATAGGAATTGGCGGTATACCCCGCGGAAGAGTTATTGAAATTTATGGTCCGGAATCATCTGGTAAATCCACACTGGCACTTTGCATAGTTGCCCAAGACCAAAAACAAGGTGGCATAGCGGCATATATTGACGCAGAACACGCAATGGACCCAGAATACGCAAAAAAACTTGGGGTAGATGTTGACAACCTTTTAATCTCTCAGCCAGACTCTGGTGAACAAGGTTTAGAAATTGCCGACAAACTTATCCGTTCCGGTGCTGTAGATGTAATAATTATTGATTCCGTGGCAGCACTTGTACCCAGGGCAGAAATAGAAGGCGATATGGGTGATGCAGTAATGGGGTTACAAGCTCGTTTAATGAGCCAAGCATTAAGGAAGCTTACTGGAACAATAGCAAAGTCAAATACTTCACTAATTTTCATAAATCAATTAAGGCAAAAAATTGGCGTAATGTGGGGGAACCCTGAAACAACACCGGGTGGGCTTGCGCTTAAATTTTACTCCTCAGTTCGCCTTGATATACGAAAAATTGAATCTGTTAAAAAAGGCGAAGAATTCCTTGGAAACAGAGTGCGTGTGAAAGTTGTTAAAAACAAAGTTGCATCGCCGTTTAAACATGCAGAATTTGACATAATTTTTGGCGAAGGAATTGATAGAGCAGGTTATTTAATAGATATGGGTGTCACTGAAGGGCTTATTGAAAAAGCCGGAACATTTTTCTCTTATGATGGCGATAAAATTGGTCAAGGCAGAGATAATTCCAAAACATATTTAAAAGAACATCCTGAAGTTGCGGACAAAATTGAAAATACAATTCGCGAGAAATACTTTGGCGTTAAAACAGAAACAAAAAATGAAAATACCCATAATCCTCAGCCAAAGCAAGTTAAAAGTTCAAAAAAATAA
- a CDS encoding glycosyltransferase family 4 protein, translated as MKIAYFVLDISFLGGIERYTRELAAYVANMGHEVHIYSSTECNIPSVTSHKIKVYSFLPRWLKILQFQITLNNKFKDSYDIIHNQDTYTKYDTVVTAHSCHAQWVRQCKKESIKQWHIKTLYPLHWVLLYNEKRRFTKSKRITAVSQKVKDKVCNIYNVSPDKIDVIYPGISLKNTQLKSKEYLREELNIPANAFILLFVANEFKRKGLSVILKALEFANNKDIFLLIAGSGKIKNYLNLTSFDIKKVKFLGKVKDVSKLYAASDLLVLPTKHEAFGMVAAEAMNESLAVLVSKLAGVAEIIKDENCLLYTPGDYKELLRKINFFASNKNLAYECGQKLKTEVKKYSWEYVANKTILSYHKIANNAKQ; from the coding sequence ATGAAAATTGCATACTTTGTATTAGATATCTCATTTCTTGGAGGCATTGAACGCTACACACGAGAGCTGGCTGCATATGTAGCTAATATGGGGCATGAAGTACATATCTACTCATCTACAGAGTGCAACATACCATCAGTTACATCTCATAAAATTAAAGTTTACAGTTTTTTACCTCGGTGGCTTAAAATATTGCAATTTCAGATTACCCTCAATAATAAATTTAAAGATAGTTATGACATTATTCACAATCAAGACACATATACTAAATATGACACAGTAGTAACTGCTCATAGTTGCCATGCGCAATGGGTTAGACAATGTAAAAAAGAATCAATTAAACAATGGCATATTAAAACACTCTATCCTTTGCATTGGGTATTGCTCTATAATGAAAAACGAAGATTTACTAAATCAAAAAGAATTACAGCGGTGTCTCAGAAAGTTAAAGATAAAGTTTGTAATATTTATAATGTAAGTCCAGATAAAATTGATGTTATTTACCCAGGGATTTCATTAAAAAACACTCAATTAAAAAGCAAAGAATATTTAAGGGAAGAACTAAACATCCCTGCAAATGCCTTTATACTTTTGTTTGTTGCCAATGAATTTAAACGAAAAGGACTGTCGGTTATTTTAAAAGCTCTTGAATTTGCAAATAACAAAGATATTTTTCTTTTAATTGCAGGTTCTGGGAAAATTAAGAACTACCTGAATTTAACATCCTTTGACATTAAAAAAGTTAAATTCTTAGGAAAGGTTAAAGATGTAAGTAAGCTCTACGCAGCATCAGACCTATTGGTATTGCCAACAAAACATGAGGCCTTTGGTATGGTTGCAGCGGAAGCGATGAATGAATCTTTGGCAGTTTTAGTTTCAAAACTCGCTGGTGTAGCAGAAATAATAAAAGATGAAAACTGTCTGCTTTACACCCCAGGTGATTATAAGGAACTCTTAAGAAAAATCAATTTTTTTGCATCTAACAAAAATCTTGCTTATGAGTGTGGGCAAAAATTAAAAACAGAAGTCAAAAAATATTCATGGGAATATGTTGCAAATAAAACTATTTTATCCTACCACAAGATAGCTAACAATGCCAAACAATAA
- a CDS encoding flippase — MPNNKIFSNVLIRWSGEILSKGLWFFFLIYLARKLGVEQFGQLNYALSFSALLIVFTDFGTNLFLVKRVAAEKNIDEKENLLNQVLWFKVITTIILLLIAVVLQRHNNISGTATLIITLSFAISAFLDPLNSIYRAHKHINIETYIMFYWRILIVVTGFILISFHNDILYIAAALLFSAIIALIISIKVLKKKYGIAAFLFHKLNFKLWPKILFSSLWINLVIIITTFIGRYNVLILQKFSTPDQLGFYGASYKLLEGTFFIPSLLIASILPHFIESNVGNTLSNYGKKLFFKALYTLVFLSTLLALPLFFFSDMVIKLLYGNAYMPAAMVLKVMAVTLIFFFINELLYCVILSLNKERTVVINAFFAIVLYLPFCYIIIPSHGALGAAISLFVGHFVLCLLNFLYFIKLYFSNRLNKSNPC, encoded by the coding sequence ATGCCAAACAATAAAATTTTCTCCAATGTTCTTATCCGCTGGAGCGGAGAAATACTAAGCAAAGGGCTTTGGTTTTTCTTTTTAATATATCTTGCGCGAAAACTTGGTGTTGAGCAGTTTGGGCAGTTAAATTACGCGTTGTCATTTTCCGCATTGCTTATCGTCTTTACTGACTTCGGTACAAACTTATTCTTAGTTAAACGCGTTGCTGCAGAAAAAAACATTGATGAAAAAGAAAATCTATTAAATCAGGTATTATGGTTTAAAGTAATAACAACAATTATTTTACTGTTAATAGCGGTAGTACTGCAAAGACACAATAATATTTCTGGAACAGCAACACTAATTATAACTCTCTCATTTGCAATCTCTGCATTTCTTGACCCACTAAACTCAATATACCGCGCTCATAAACACATTAATATTGAAACATATATAATGTTTTATTGGCGAATTCTAATAGTTGTAACCGGTTTTATCTTAATAAGCTTTCATAATGACATTTTGTATATAGCCGCGGCGCTTCTTTTTTCAGCGATAATCGCTTTGATTATCTCAATAAAAGTGTTAAAAAAGAAATACGGCATTGCAGCATTTCTTTTTCACAAGCTAAACTTTAAACTGTGGCCCAAAATACTGTTCTCATCACTTTGGATAAACTTAGTAATTATTATCACCACATTTATTGGGCGCTACAATGTTCTGATATTACAAAAGTTTTCAACTCCAGATCAGCTTGGTTTTTATGGTGCTTCTTACAAACTTCTTGAGGGAACTTTTTTTATTCCATCCCTGCTTATTGCATCTATTTTGCCTCACTTCATAGAAAGCAATGTTGGCAACACACTCTCTAACTATGGGAAAAAGCTATTTTTTAAAGCATTATACACTCTTGTTTTTTTATCAACACTCTTAGCGTTACCTTTGTTTTTTTTCTCAGATATGGTAATAAAGCTCCTTTATGGCAACGCATATATGCCTGCGGCAATGGTTTTAAAAGTTATGGCTGTTACGCTTATTTTCTTTTTTATAAACGAACTTCTTTATTGCGTTATACTTAGCTTAAACAAAGAGCGTACAGTTGTTATTAACGCATTTTTTGCAATTGTATTATATCTTCCATTTTGTTACATTATTATTCCTTCGCACGGCGCGCTTGGGGCTGCGATTTCTTTGTTTGTAGGACATTTTGTTTTGTGTTTATTAAATTTCTTGTACTTTATTAAATTATATTTTTCAAACAGATTAAATAAAAGTAATCCCTGTTAA
- a CDS encoding tail fiber protein — protein MKKALFLSLSAAIVVLFATLTIVYCAVPNEITYNGRLREYGQPITATRTMNFKIFDDVNAGASPWGSGNISVTVSSGVFSHILSPQNIDWKKKDYWLETTVEGKVLSPREKLTSHIYALHAQEAENINSDSKVSFSINNTEYMSIETNGEAKNITNGTTYYMVPRGAIIMWSGTTIPNGWAICDGSNGTPNLEDRFILATNNLNELTKTGGSNSYLLSVAQLPAHNHTITVDSAGNHSHTGTTGNQSQDHTHTTNGVSTNPNTGSYRGITDDNYSFDGNRALTYSITTTGENSSHTHSFTTDSSGSHTHNATSATTGSGTQIDNRPAFYKLAFIMKL, from the coding sequence TTGAAAAAAGCATTATTTTTGAGTTTGTCTGCCGCCATTGTTGTGTTGTTTGCTACATTAACTATAGTTTACTGCGCTGTCCCAAATGAAATAACCTATAACGGCCGTTTAAGAGAGTATGGTCAACCAATAACTGCAACGCGCACTATGAATTTTAAAATATTTGATGATGTAAATGCAGGGGCATCTCCTTGGGGCTCCGGGAATATTTCTGTTACAGTTTCAAGCGGAGTTTTTAGCCACATACTCTCACCACAAAATATTGATTGGAAAAAGAAAGATTATTGGCTTGAAACAACTGTTGAGGGGAAGGTTTTATCGCCAAGGGAAAAGCTTACTTCGCACATTTATGCTCTTCATGCACAAGAAGCCGAAAATATAAACTCCGATTCTAAAGTTAGTTTTTCTATAAACAACACTGAATATATGTCAATAGAAACAAATGGCGAAGCCAAAAACATCACAAACGGAACAACTTATTATATGGTACCACGCGGCGCAATTATTATGTGGTCTGGAACTACAATTCCAAACGGGTGGGCTATTTGCGATGGAAGTAACGGCACACCAAACCTTGAGGATAGATTCATTTTAGCTACAAATAACCTAAATGAACTTACTAAAACAGGCGGTTCTAATTCATATTTATTATCAGTTGCCCAATTACCTGCCCATAACCACACCATTACTGTTGACTCAGCAGGAAATCACTCACATACAGGCACTACTGGAAATCAAAGTCAGGATCATACTCATACAACTAACGGTGTTAGCACAAATCCAAATACAGGTAGTTATCGTGGTATAACTGACGACAATTACAGTTTTGATGGGAATAGAGCGTTGACATATTCAATTACAACAACTGGAGAAAACTCATCTCACACACACTCATTCACAACCGACTCATCAGGTTCTCACACACATAATGCAACTTCAGCAACTACTGGCTCAGGAACGCAAATAGATAATAGGCCAGCTTTCTATAAACTCGCATTTATAATGAAATTGTAA
- a CDS encoding glycosyltransferase family 4 protein, whose amino-acid sequence MIKIVAIANFYTDASWRVGLLDKREYPDTKTTVIIPSSVARKNAHGYNKLLQDGFTTKHFKSIFNFHHSVRLYLPQLYIFLHHEKPDIIFVTNEPWSLTAFQIVLWCKIFLKKTKIIVYTSENQTRKYPLPFPLIEKFVLNNVDQVISVTEIEGIGILQKKGYSGKIVYMPLSVDTSLYKKLAIFDSIIKLKLPEGKIVLGFVGRLVKEKGIQTLIDALALLGNNFHALIIGDGPYKNELLNHAKLKNVFNNITFTGSINYDDLPIYYNRMNVFVLPSLTTYNWKEQFGRVLIEAMACEVTVVGSSSGEIPTVIGDSGVVFNEGNADSLANAVLKALKCSSEYAARGKERVQINFSKKVVDSITYKNYIDLLKIK is encoded by the coding sequence ATGATAAAAATAGTTGCAATTGCTAATTTCTATACAGATGCTTCCTGGCGAGTGGGATTGCTTGATAAAAGGGAATACCCTGACACCAAAACTACCGTGATCATTCCTTCTTCTGTTGCGCGCAAAAACGCGCATGGATATAACAAATTATTGCAAGATGGTTTTACAACAAAACATTTCAAATCTATTTTTAATTTTCATCATTCAGTGCGCTTATACTTACCTCAATTATATATATTTTTACACCATGAAAAACCAGACATTATATTTGTCACAAATGAACCATGGAGCTTAACCGCATTTCAAATAGTTTTGTGGTGTAAAATATTTTTAAAGAAAACAAAGATAATTGTTTACACAAGCGAAAATCAAACACGCAAATATCCACTCCCTTTTCCATTAATAGAAAAATTTGTTTTAAACAATGTTGATCAAGTAATAAGTGTTACAGAAATAGAAGGAATTGGAATTTTACAAAAAAAAGGATATTCCGGAAAAATTGTTTATATGCCCTTAAGTGTTGACACTTCACTTTACAAGAAACTAGCAATATTTGATTCTATTATAAAACTGAAATTACCTGAGGGGAAAATTGTACTCGGTTTCGTTGGACGATTGGTGAAAGAGAAAGGAATACAAACACTAATTGACGCTTTAGCTTTACTGGGCAATAATTTTCATGCACTAATTATCGGAGATGGCCCATATAAAAATGAATTGCTGAATCATGCAAAACTTAAAAATGTTTTTAATAATATCACATTTACTGGTTCAATAAATTATGATGATTTGCCTATATATTACAATAGAATGAATGTTTTTGTATTACCATCTTTAACAACATACAACTGGAAAGAACAATTTGGAAGAGTATTAATTGAAGCTATGGCTTGTGAAGTCACGGTTGTTGGTTCATCGTCTGGAGAGATCCCAACTGTTATAGGAGATTCTGGGGTCGTTTTTAATGAAGGTAATGCGGATTCACTTGCAAATGCAGTTTTAAAAGCACTAAAGTGTTCTTCGGAGTATGCGGCAAGAGGGAAAGAACGTGTTCAAATAAATTTTTCAAAAAAGGTTGTTGATTCAATTACATACAAGAATTACATTGATTTGCTAAAAATAAAATAA
- a CDS encoding glycosyltransferase family 9 protein, whose amino-acid sequence MRGNKLLRYLDFLFGSLLIFSLGVFISKKPKNLLKTPKKILVIKLSAVGDSILLYPALRSLRQKFNTSKIFFLGTQINKETLETCPFIDEFIELNLKSGLLSLLNFIVKFKKEKIELSIDFEQWTRLTPLISYFLGIRNRVGFITAGQHRHYLFTQPLLHKENIHEVDCFNELASSLGAINLNTNLEFFVKPDSIIKAKQLLSTFGIKENDTFIILHPETPLHGIQRRWPVENYAKLANIISENFDVKILISGKTQEPEIINVFKDTKCKCMFLPALSLNEIAAVIKYASLIVCGNTGLMHLASALHTPTIALHGPTNPIKWGPIGDNAVAIKSKLNCSPCLSLGFEYGCKRDDCMRSINVTEVFEFVKQVLQKLI is encoded by the coding sequence ATGCGCGGGAACAAATTACTTAGATATTTAGATTTTCTTTTTGGTTCGCTTTTAATTTTTTCGCTTGGGGTTTTTATAAGCAAAAAACCAAAGAACCTATTAAAAACACCAAAAAAAATTCTTGTAATTAAACTTTCTGCCGTAGGCGATTCAATTCTTTTGTATCCTGCCTTAAGGTCTTTGCGCCAGAAGTTTAACACTTCAAAGATTTTTTTCCTTGGCACACAAATTAATAAAGAAACTCTTGAAACTTGCCCATTCATAGATGAGTTTATTGAACTAAATTTAAAAAGTGGGCTACTATCTCTTTTGAATTTTATTGTTAAATTTAAAAAAGAAAAAATTGAGCTTTCTATAGATTTTGAACAATGGACACGCCTTACTCCATTAATTTCATACTTTTTAGGAATTAGAAATAGGGTGGGGTTCATAACTGCAGGCCAGCATAGGCATTATTTATTTACTCAGCCACTATTGCACAAAGAAAACATACATGAAGTTGACTGCTTTAATGAACTTGCCAGCTCGCTTGGGGCTATTAACTTAAACACAAACTTAGAGTTTTTTGTAAAACCAGATAGCATTATAAAAGCAAAACAACTTCTTAGCACTTTTGGGATAAAAGAAAATGACACCTTTATTATTTTGCACCCTGAAACTCCATTACATGGCATCCAAAGGCGTTGGCCGGTTGAAAACTACGCTAAACTCGCAAATATTATATCTGAAAACTTTGATGTTAAAATTCTTATATCAGGTAAAACGCAAGAGCCAGAAATTATCAATGTTTTTAAAGATACAAAATGTAAGTGTATGTTTTTGCCAGCACTGTCACTAAACGAAATAGCCGCAGTAATTAAGTATGCCTCGCTTATTGTTTGTGGAAATACAGGGCTAATGCACCTTGCCTCTGCTCTACATACACCAACTATTGCCTTGCATGGACCAACCAACCCAATAAAATGGGGACCTATTGGAGATAATGCTGTAGCAATAAAATCAAAACTTAACTGTAGTCCATGCCTTAGCTTGGGCTTTGAGTATGGATGCAAAAGAGATGACTGTATGCGTTCAATTAATGTAACTGAGGTTTTTGAGTTTGTTAAACAGGTATTGCAAAAACTAATTTAA
- a CDS encoding sugar transferase, producing the protein MNYSRKVLLYLILIAIDTLALILSAYLSYNLRFFHIQNLFPTSLPNWFFYQNALYLIIPLWLFVFYKFNMYKVAFLPVLDDLIRTIQAGTICILFLIAATFFYRDFSYSRITFVLFWLISLILTFSLRQFLRLLFSAFSKSIIPKEKILVLGKNQKMLEKILSRHPNYLPRFLESCNENNLDKVKEIISSDDIHQVILTSNDWSQNNLMSFYDWCENNSIDLKFVPDLVRVCQGEIIIDSSIGIPIFHLKPASLSGFNFLLKRFIDLVISTFLLSLIWPILLSIAVIIKITSTGPALYYHKRVGYRSATFNFYKFRTMILNADELLEKFKSLSERQGPVFKMSDDPRVTKMGKILRRYSIDELPQLLNVLKGNMSLVGPRPQVLWEAAAYDDWAKRRLRVLPGITGLWQTSGRASLGYEEMIELDIFYIENWSLGLDIKILFNTIYAIFSKKGAY; encoded by the coding sequence ATGAACTATTCACGGAAAGTGTTGCTTTATTTAATCTTGATTGCAATTGATACACTTGCCCTTATTTTATCGGCGTATTTGTCTTATAATTTACGATTTTTTCATATTCAAAACTTATTTCCTACCTCGTTGCCAAATTGGTTTTTTTATCAAAACGCTCTTTACCTTATAATTCCACTTTGGTTGTTTGTGTTTTACAAGTTTAACATGTATAAAGTCGCTTTTCTTCCTGTATTGGATGATTTAATTAGAACCATTCAAGCTGGAACAATTTGTATTTTATTTTTAATTGCAGCCACATTTTTTTACAGGGACTTTTCATACTCCAGAATCACTTTTGTACTTTTCTGGTTAATTTCTCTTATTTTAACTTTTTCACTTAGGCAATTTTTAAGATTGCTTTTCAGCGCGTTTTCCAAATCTATTATTCCAAAAGAGAAAATTTTAGTGCTTGGTAAAAATCAAAAGATGTTGGAGAAAATTTTATCCCGCCATCCAAACTACTTACCGCGCTTTCTTGAATCATGCAATGAAAACAATTTAGACAAAGTAAAAGAAATAATATCTTCCGACGATATTCACCAGGTAATTTTAACAAGCAATGACTGGAGCCAAAACAATCTAATGAGCTTTTATGACTGGTGTGAAAATAACAGTATTGACCTAAAGTTTGTGCCTGATTTAGTGCGCGTCTGCCAAGGTGAAATAATTATTGACTCATCTATTGGAATTCCAATTTTCCATTTAAAACCAGCTTCACTAAGTGGGTTTAACTTTTTATTAAAACGCTTTATTGATCTGGTTATTTCAACTTTTTTACTTTCACTTATTTGGCCGATACTTCTTAGTATTGCCGTTATTATTAAAATAACATCTACAGGGCCAGCCCTTTATTATCACAAAAGGGTGGGCTACAGAAGTGCGACTTTTAATTTTTACAAGTTTAGAACAATGATTTTAAATGCCGACGAACTGCTTGAAAAATTCAAGTCACTAAGTGAACGGCAAGGCCCTGTTTTCAAAATGTCAGATGACCCTCGTGTTACAAAAATGGGAAAAATTCTAAGGCGCTACAGCATAGATGAACTTCCTCAACTATTAAATGTTCTTAAAGGTAATATGAGTTTGGTTGGCCCGCGGCCTCAGGTTTTGTGGGAAGCCGCGGCTTATGACGACTGGGCAAAGCGTCGTTTGCGTGTTCTACCTGGTATTACAGGACTATGGCAAACATCTGGCAGGGCATCGCTGGGTTATGAAGAAATGATTGAGCTTGACATATTTTATATTGAAAATTGGTCGCTTGGCCTAGACATTAAAATACTTTTTAATACCATATACGCCATATTTAGTAAAAAAGGCGCGTACTAG